The sequence TCTCATGTGCATTTGTGTCGTATCTTCATGGATCCAGAACAACaaaactcttcttttttttttttgaagagttGACTTCATGGAATGGTTCAGGGAACaaatgtgcacagacagacagcaacaATGAAATCAACAGAGAGTAAATCCAACTCAAAGGAATGATTAAAGTTTTGAGTGGAAATAAAGgtgcagagacacagagagacaaagagacagaagctGATGTCCCACTTTTTTACCGCTggaggttattttttttttaaagatgcgTCCCATCAAACTCTAAAGGAAAGACGAGTGGAACTGACAGCAGAGATTGGAACGTGGAGGATTGGATCTCGGTGGTTTCCTGGCGTCTGAGTCAGCCTGGTGGATGCATGTATGTGGGAGTGTGTCTTACATTCTTCAGCCTTTCTTTCCCAGCTACAGTTTCCAGCTCGCTGCCGGGCCTCTGAGCAGAGGTGGGGTTTTTGGGAGTTAAATAAGGCCTCGTATTCCTTTCACACAGCCCTGCCTCGTCGCCGACAGACTCCCCCCTCCAGGGTCCCGGCCTGATGGAAGGTCACCCTGCAGGTTTTCCTGAAGGCTGGAGGGGATCTGGTGGAGTCCATTAGTGTGTGGTGGGTTCACTGCTGATCTCAGCTCAGCGCCTCGGCACCGGGCTGCCTCGCTCCGGATCTCTTCTGTTCGGTCAGCGCCTGCAGGACCTGAGGAGACGGAGGGAGGCAGCGGTTAACATTACTGAACATTTATACTCCATATTAATACAGagggtcctcagtttacgacctGCGGTGTTtcgtcaggggtgtcaaactcattttagttcaggagccacattcagcccaatttgatctgaagtgagCTGGACCACTAAAATCAGAGTGGAATAACCTATAATAAACGCTGAAGActccaaatctttcctttgttttagtgtaaaaatgttcacatttaaggaacttattatttacacattaataCTTACAGATCATAGTTTATCTATAAATGagtaaaacatttagtcacaggtatgtAGAACTATAtgatatagtgttttactttatctagtgttttagttttctcatagacttctatacattCTGACTTCggggagtcgccccctgctggccattagaGAGAATGCAGATTTAAGGGTCTTCAACATTGGCATTCAAACAAAGGTGTAGCCAGAGCAGGAACATTAGCATCAGCTCCATCTGTGAAAGTCGTAAAAACAACCCGTCCCACCTGCGCCCACTTCCTGTTGCGGCTGGTCATGTGGACGGCGGCGATGTGCTGGAAGAGCTGCTCGGCGGGGATGAGGTCGGGCAGGCGGGTGAGGAACTGAGCCATGTGGATGAAGTCCATGCAGGTGAGGACGTCCTGGTAGAGTCGCAGCAGGCCCAGCGCCGTGCGGAACAGGAACTCCTCGCCGTCCCTGCAGAACACGTCCCACACCCGACACGCCAGGTCCAACGGCAGCGACTTACTGTACAGAGTGAAGATCCTGGAGGGACgaacaacacagaatattcaGCATTTGTACACAACTGTGAAACCAAAGGATAGCTGGAAACAAACTGAGGCTAAAAAACACTAATGTGCTTCTTTTTGCTCCTACAGGAAGTATttgggtcaatctataattgagggactattgaagtccatgggatatatcctgcatacatttttattaaaagtaaaaaaaaataaataaataaattatgttcattatgatcatgtctttacaaattccatcattatttattatggaaacaatcacttattaataaaaaatgactggaaatcactaaaatgtcaactaaataactgtccaaatttaataacaaccaccttctaattagctaaactataataaaatgagctgattcaaaaattgttgtgtctctttgtgtctccttcttgtcattttatgttttatttttgtcattttgtgtctcggttttgtcgttttgtgtctcggttttgtcattttatgcatcGTTTTGttatttggtgtctttttgagccttgttttagtcattttgtgtttctttgtcagtaAAAACTGGGAGGCTAAACTTTCATTTCCAGCTGCATTTGAAGTATTTCACATCATCCTAAGAGGGAGTGTGACCTGGTTATCGTTTCATAGTTTCAGCTTGACTCAAAAGAACCGCGACTCACCATAACAAACTTACAATATATTTACAGCACATGATAATACAGGACTAACGCTGAAATGCTGCACTCTTTACACTCCTTTAATAAACTGGTTGTCATGAGTGACGCACAAACCCTCTGCCTGCATTAACAGCCCATCCTGTTTTCTCAGAAAAACACCTGACACTGAAACTGTGAAAAAGTCGATGAAAACATGCGACACCTTTTCAGCAGGACGGTGTACAAAGTGTACTCTGAATGTGGGCAGAGAACATATTAAATATAGTTACTGCCGTGAACATGATATAATGGAAAGTAATTCCAAGGTAAATGTCAGGGTTTGTATTCTGGTTTTAGGTAAGACACGTGCCAAATGTGTGACACTGAcgttataatttaaaaaaggccAATAAATGAGAGGAAACCACACTGAGAAACACTCACCAGTCGATTAAATAAATATCAGGAGTCAAGTTGTTCGTCTTGAAATGTGCAAAGAGCTTTGGTAGATTTTCTTCAAAGAACACTTCAAACGCCGCAAAGTAAGTCAACATCTGgaaagaggagagaaggtgGTCTGTtagacaaacatgcacacagaaaCCACATGTAACATCTGTTCAGTTCAGTCTTTTCTAGAAGTGAATGACAGACATCAAAAGATCTGCTTGAGGCACATAAATTCATAAAATACACTGAGTTTTAACTTTCAAATCTGAGCTAAATCacaatttttcaccattttatgaGCATTTCTAGCAGCAGTCATTGGTACATATATCAATTTGTCGACTAACATAATTAAAATGGACCCATCTTTGATCAGTTAtaaggaaaaaatatgtttttaaaaacaatctgggtcctcttaaatgtgaatatttgctttATTCTTCAGCCTGAATGTGAAGACGTCTGCTTGGGCTTTGAaacattttgattttgtggCATTTGATGAACAAAACTGGTGAATAATTgtgaaaaaagtacatttacagatgaataaatatgagattaatgttaaaaattgttaaaaatgtacTGACCGAGTGCTTTATCgaacatttttatgtgtttttctgtgatttctatAACTTGTTTTTGTCCTATACTGATATCTTTAGGAAGTCGTGTGATTTTGTGGTTAAGTGAATGTTTGATCACTCGACTGTCGCGTTAAGATGTTATCagctgtgtggttgtgtgttatCAGAGCTTTGATGCGTGGGAACCCCTGTCTTAATAGTCTACAATGCTGTTTTGTAagatttaaaacacacattcaagTGAGgctaaataaaagcacaaacacaatatGAGTGACCAATATGAGCCGGTATCGAGTGAAGCTATTTATAGGCCTTGTGTGTGAAGCGGGTGGGTGTTGTGCGCTTGATTTGTGTGCGTTTTTGTGCACTGACAAGGCTGTGGTCGACTCTGAAGAAGGCCATCTGACAGGGCTTGTTGAGCAGATTGGCAAAAGCTATGAAGGCGTCGGCCGTGTCCAGGTTCAGGATCAGCACTGCCGCGATGAACGACATTCCCTGCacctgtaaaaacacacaaaataaactcGACAAACGGGTAAAAAAGTGTTGGCCTGACTTTTGAGTTTGAACATAAAGGCGGAGGAGTGGAATATCTTCATCTGTGCGGATGTTTGAGCTGGTAGGAGACATGAAATGCTGACGAAGATGGAGGCAAAGAACCTGCAAAGCGGCGGTGAATGCACAGGCTGTGTGTAGCAGCTAATGGGTTGGGGTCAGCGCAGGAAGTCGCAGTCGTTTCCACCTCTGTACCGACAGCAGAGCAAACCACAGCGTCTACAAGCACCAAGAGTTCAGCCTCACAGCACGCTTTGATGCTGAAAACATCAAGCGACTTGTTTCATGTCACCGCTTGATTAGAAAAATGATGATTCACGCTACCTGCTGTGATAACTAACGCATTAACTCAGTTAAATGTGATGATTTCCtttaaagaaagacaaaaagggGAGAGATGGGAAACATTTTTGAGGTTTTGCCGACTGAGAAGTGACACCTACGCGATGCAGAAACACCTTCTCTAACCGCTGGGCACTGCAGTTGATGCTAAAATGCTAATATCCCATAATATAACAAAACCACCACTGTGAGCCACTGATCTAATTATATAAATAACTCACATGCAGCTGTGGACACCCGTTACGCCCCTTTCAGTAGGtcggattttttaaaaaaaatcagcaaacagagtgaaaaatgaCACACTAAAGAACATTTAGAACCAATAAACAGCAATTAGTAAAAGCAAATTATGGCTTGACCCAGCAGAAAGAGGCTGTAAATTTTTGTCTAAGTGCTGCTAGGTGCTCTGTGTGTCATAATAATTCAtaattcagacaaaaaatgtgtacaaatgAAGACTGAGGCTCTCAGAAAGCATCccagaaaattagaatattgtgggAAAAGTTTTGCATTTTCCATTGGTTATTTAAGAAACTACAAATATTCTAGACTAATtaaacataaagtaaaatatttaacacaattatatgtaatttatttatataaaatttaaagtaaaaaagcCCCAAACAAGTATTCAGTGTagaaatgaagacatttttcagtagttggacaattttgttgtttttttttaaataatcttaGGATATATGCTAAATTTATATTTTGAGatgctgtttttctgattttcttgAGCTATAAGACTTAATCATCAAAAGTAATGCAGTAAAAAGGGTTGAAATATTCCATTTTAGCTATAATAAATGTATAGAAAATATGAATGCTtacttttttgaaataaattacaaaaaaccccaaaaactcaaaatgttgtattttttaaaaataaaaaagttcttAAAGTCTATAATTATTTTGCCTCAACAGATTAAATATAgctattatattaaatatattctaGATTAATTAAACATAAAGTAATATATTTAACAGAAtagtatttaatttattaatatagAATTCAAAGTAGAGAAGCCCAAAACAAGTATTGAGCGTTagaaatgaacacatttttcagAAGTTGGACATTTCTGTATTGAAAatcctgttgtttttgtaaaataatcttAGGAAATATGCtaaatatatacttttttaaattaaagactTAATCATTAAagttaatacagtaaaaaggtttgaaatatttcaccttAGCTGTAATagatgtatttttacttttttcaaagaaattacaaagacaaaaaaaaatgttcacaatgttctattttttttaaatacagggtgtccctaaagtgtggaaatctcattaactataattattttgcctccacagattaaaaatggctattatattaaatatatatttgattaattattacatttatattcAATCCAATGTATTAAAAAGTTAATATatagaataaaatgcttttaaaaattaatttcttgAAACTATGTATTTTTGACTATGtatccagactttagggacaccttGTATATTTTAAGTTTATTCACTTAGTTATTGTCATACCGACGGGGAGCCTGGGGACGGAATTGCATCATGAAAAGTGCTGAAAACGCAGATTTTTCCCTTTCAGAAACGAACCCACTGAGCTCCTCCCTTCTTTCCTCCCACTCAGTGGAACTCCAACGCCTAAAGGTGTCAGCCATCCCGACCGCAATCACACTTTCCTTATTAGACCTCACATAAGTGGCTACGGAGGCGTTACGTGGGACATCGGTGCCATTTTTAACCTTTGTAAGATTCAAGTAGTATGTCAAAGTTGACCTGATATTTCTAAGAACTGTCACATCTGTAATATGCAGATATGTTTACTCATGTTTCTCTTTAAAGTGTCACCATGTGAGGCGACACCACACTGTTCTTAAAGGTGCAGTAAACACAAAGAGGTTCTGTAACAGACGAATGCAACACGAGCTAAAGTAAAACTACAAACATCTATGAGGGTTTGTAATTCAGAAAATGATTTTGTGAAATCTacaaaatatttgaataaatgtgaaataaatatcTAACTTTAAGGGTATCATTCTGGtctaaaacatctaaaagtgTCGTGGAACCACAGCTGCCTTTGAgtcagtatatatatatatatatatatatatatatatatatatatatatatatatatatatatatatttatatttatatatatatatatatatatatatatatatatatatatatatatatatatattttttttttttttttttttttttaatttatatatatatatatatttttttttttatatatatatatatatatatatatagagagagagagagagagagagagagagagagagagagagagagagagagagagagagagagagagagagagagagagagagagagagagagagagagagagagagagagagagagagagagagagagagagagagagacactaGATATACTAGGTTTGGCCCGAAAAGCAGTTTTTGGGCTCCAGATATTCGGCCCTGATTAATgatgaatatccgaatattcagttCGGCttgtaacatttattttgatctcaaaataaatattcggataccactgTCACGACCAAAtgttcggatattcgggtccagccctaatatatacataattttttgttgacttttttgcttttttttccctatatttgggtcttacattGTTAATATACCAAcctgtatttacattttgtctcGTACCACATTTTACAATGggagtttttcaaaataaaagcacttttgCTGCCAgaaaattctacaatttcatgcAGCGGACGCTTTTATCCATAGCggcatacatctgagagtagaaacaacacaagcgaggaTCTAGTCAGAAGAAAACGACcaggataagagccataaaacaggttcaggtgtgataataggaccgtggtacctacaggcagtgcaggagGTGACAGGAATTACTACTCTAAACCTCACATTCTCTGTTTAAGTCACACACATTAGTCACCAGTACTGAAACATGCAGAGTTGCACTGTAGCGTCACAATGGGCTGTAATTCTGTGACTGGCGTGGGACTCACATAGCCGACGTCTGGCCGGTAACATGTGTAGGCTCCCAGAATGCTGTGCAGCACGTCGTGGTAGGGCCCGCCCTGACAATCAACAAAGaagcaatgaaaaaaagaaaacaaaaacagaccaaaggTTCACTCACGGACACACACTGTTTCTCCTGCCTTCCTGTGTTACCTTTACTCTCCCTTAATAACCAAAGCcactagagcaggggtgtcaaacatgtggcccatgggccaaaaccggcaCTTCAGAGGGTAAATTtctggtcctcaaagtgtaaaaattacagaggagaTATTAACGGCAGACTGTAAATTTGACAAGTTTTTTTGGTCATAAAGGAAAATACTAGACTCTACTAGGTTTATTgttcttatgtcattttgtgtctcatttttgtaatattttgtcttgtttttttgtctttttatgtctgacttttatcggttgtttcttgtcgttttgtgtttcctttttgtctcgcttgtgttttctgtattatttttgttatttagtgttttgctttatttgttgttgtgattttactggtccggcctgcttgagatcagattgggctgaatgtgacccctgaactaagatgagtttgacactcctgcacTAGAGGGtactaatatattttttaaaaaaagacaaagaggaaTAATTCCCCCACGGTTTTGTTAGTGTCCCTCGAGCTTCTCTCACTGACCTGCTGGAAGATACAGAGTTGGGGGAAGGTTCTGGAGATGTCCAGCTTGATCAGCTCCAGACTGGACTCCCTGTCTGAAGAACCTGCATCTGGAAAAACATGGCAACACTttagaaacacagagagaaatgtgTGAGTACATACATACAGAACGAGTAGTTTCTATTCCACCTCTCACCTTCAGTTTCAGTCTCTGCGGTGGGTGCTGCTGTGGTCTTCCACTTCTCTTTTGCTCGGGCCAGACAGATGCTGTACAGCTCTGCAGGGACACAGCAGAGtcaatatgagacaaaaagagGGGAGAGGACATGATGACTGGACAGAAACCACTTGAGGTGATGAAAGGAGTCGGCGGCAGTGACACTAAAGGTGATTAAAGCAACCGTCTCGCTCCATTTCAGGAGATATTTATGTCTGCTTCGACCTGTGGCTGCCCTCTAGTGATGGAAATAATGAGCTCTGCATCGGTGGCCGCTACCAGCACATTATTATTAACTGAGGAAAGAGGCTCACAAAAAGAGCTTCTTTCATtgatgttaaccctcctgttgtcttcatttacgggcacaaaaaaatattgtttccctgtctgaaaaaattccaaaaattcagcaaaaaattccacaaatgtatgaaaatttgcaaaaccttcaggaagaaaattccaataattccttaaaagtttcccttaaaagttttattttttttaaaaaatcccccaaatttggcaagaaactacttgtaaatattttcaaaaaatgagtaaaaatcttcaaaaaaaaaaccctaaaaatatctaaaatgattacatatatcagtaaacttCTTATATCTCATATtttattaagaacattcacataaaaatcaaccaaaatccagcgaaattcactggattttggttgatttttatgtttatgttcttaagaaacatttttaatatttcttttttccaacaaaaaaatgttcaaaaatttcccaaaaatgttgaaaatgtggacatcagaagtttcactgtgaaaatatttttttcccacattttcaaactttaaaacgggtcaattttgacccgcaggacgacacgagggttaataaagaTATCCTAAAGGCAACATTACAGACTTTTTAAACGCAGCAATGTGAAGAAGAATAAGACTGTCCAATCATGCTTTATGTTTTGGAACTCCATAATTTGAAGCTTTAAGGTACAAAGTTAGAGGCGACCCCCTATTTTAGCCCATTACTATACAATTTATGCTAAATTAGCTATTATCTACCGAGTAGTGAGAgtgccaaattacaaaaataaatctataaaagaataataaagtaaaagtggaaataataaagatgaataaataaaattttaaaaaaatcaatgctgctttaaaagcaaaggaaaagcacatttctgcttatttttttattattttatttatttgtctttatatattACAACTtttattagccttttctttttatggatTCATTTTGATCAATATTTCTTTATACAGcaatactgtttattttttattttatttatccgtctttatatttccactttgATTTGCTTattcttttacagatttatttttgtaatttggcacTCGTGCTACGTCATAGAATGACAGGAGtgtcattaaaaagacaaatctgttaaaaaaaaatgaagacataaatgtgtaaataaaaataggaataaataaataataaaaaaatgtatctgttaaaaaaagaaattaatcaaagaataaataaaaataaatctgtcaaaaataaggaaataaatgtgcaaatgtaaagtggaataaatttttaaaaatttaaaaatgtaataaaaatggat comes from Amphiprion ocellaris isolate individual 3 ecotype Okinawa chromosome 23, ASM2253959v1, whole genome shotgun sequence and encodes:
- the tbc1d14 gene encoding TBC1 domain family member 14 isoform X3, encoding MEYETKSGRAGPGNPTSPRQSVRKNLDFEPLSTTALILEDRPANLPAKPAEEAQKHRQQYEEMVAQAKKRELKDAQKRKKQLEDRCKLEESIGTAAQTWNQEILPNWSTMCTSRRVRDLWWQGIPPSVRGKVWSLAVGNDLNITHELYSICLARAKEKWKTTAAPTAETETEDAGSSDRESSLELIKLDISRTFPQLCIFQQGGPYHDVLHSILGAYTCYRPDVGYVQGMSFIAAVLILNLDTADAFIAFANLLNKPCQMAFFRVDHSLMLTYFAAFEVFFEENLPKLFAHFKTNNLTPDIYLIDWIFTLYSKSLPLDLACRVWDVFCRDGEEFLFRTALGLLRLYQDVLTCMDFIHMAQFLTRLPDLIPAEQLFQHIAAVHMTSRNRKWAQVLQALTEQKRSGARQPGAEALS
- the tbc1d14 gene encoding TBC1 domain family member 14 isoform X2 codes for the protein MAAPPLLYIDRSLFSRRAKESRSVEQRDPGWKLFGKVPPREGPIKDPKKIQKEYETKSGRAGPGNPTSPRQSVRKNLDFEPLSTTALILEDRPANLPAKPAEEAQKHRQQYEEMVAQAKKRELKDAQKRKKQLEDRCKLEESIGTAAQTWNQEILPNWSTMCTSRRVRDLWWQGIPPSVRGKVWSLAVGNDLNITHELYSICLARAKEKWKTTAAPTAETETEDAGSSDRESSLELIKLDISRTFPQLCIFQQGGPYHDVLHSILGAYTCYRPDVGYVQGMSFIAAVLILNLDTADAFIAFANLLNKPCQMAFFRVDHSLMLTYFAAFEVFFEENLPKLFAHFKTNNLTPDIYLIDWIFTLYSKSLPLDLACRVWDVFCRDGEEFLFRTALGLLRLYQDVLTCMDFIHMAQFLTRLPDLIPAEQLFQHIAAVHMTSRNRKWAQVLQALTEQKRSGARQPGAEALS